From the genome of Pyxidicoccus trucidator, one region includes:
- a CDS encoding ester cyclase, whose product MTRHVTMLLCALGWLSGCATVSPVEHAAALEAQNKERARQLTEELYNLRKLDRIPEYIAQDFVDHSQGAPANVVGPALVRQQAEASFQQLPDLKFDILHLVADGDLVVVHWKATGTDPKNLDAAGKPKALTLDGHSLYRMREGKVVEAWDISDRLSPLLQRGYKVVPPKP is encoded by the coding sequence ATGACACGACACGTGACGATGTTGCTGTGTGCCCTGGGGTGGCTGTCGGGCTGCGCCACCGTGTCCCCGGTGGAGCACGCCGCCGCGCTGGAAGCCCAGAACAAGGAGCGCGCGAGGCAGCTCACCGAGGAGCTCTACAACCTGCGCAAGCTCGACCGCATCCCCGAGTACATCGCCCAGGACTTCGTGGACCACTCCCAGGGCGCCCCGGCGAACGTGGTGGGCCCGGCCCTCGTGCGCCAGCAGGCCGAGGCCAGCTTCCAGCAGCTCCCCGACCTCAAGTTCGACATCCTCCACCTCGTCGCGGACGGCGACCTGGTGGTGGTGCACTGGAAGGCCACGGGCACGGACCCGAAGAACCTCGACGCGGCCGGCAAGCCCAAGGCCCTCACGCTCGACGGCCACTCCCTGTATCGGATGCGCGAGGGCAAGGTGGTGGAGGCCTGGGACATCTCGGACCGGCTCTCCCCACTCCTCCAGCGCGGCTACAAGGTGGTGCCCCCGAAGCCCTGA